The genomic stretch gacaggactacagtcagtagtactgtaatactgatgtgttatacaggtagacaggactacagtcagtagtactgtaatactgatgtgttatactggtagacaggactgcAGCCAGTCGttctgatgtgttatactggtagacaggactacagccagtggtactgtaatactgatgtgttatactagtagacaggactacagtcagtggtactgatgtgttatactggtagacaggactacagtcagtggtactgatgtgttatactggtagacaggactacagtcagtggtactgatgtgttatactggtagacaggactacagtcagtggtactgatgtgttatactactagacaggactacagtcagtggtactgtaatactgatgtgttatactggtagacaggactacagccagtggcactgatgtgttatactagtagacaggactacagtcagtggtactgatgtgttatactggtagacaggactacagtcagttgtactgatgtgttatactagtagacaggactacagccagtggtactgatgtgttatactagtagacaggactacagccagtggtactgatgtgttatactagtagacaggactaccgtcagtggtactgtaatactgatgtgttatactggtagacaggactacagtcagtggtcctgtaatactgatgtgttatactggtagacaggactacagccagtggtactgatgtgttatactggtagacaggactacagtcagtggtactgatgtgttatactagtagacaggactacagtcagtggtactgtaatactgatgtgttatactagtagacaggactacagtcagtggtactgtaatactgatgtgttatactggtagacaggactacagccagtggtcctgtaatactgatgtgttatactggtagacaggactacaaccagtggtactgatgtgttatactggtagacaggactacagtcagtggtactgtaatactgatgtgttatactggtagacaggactacagtcagtagtactgatgtgttatactggtagacaggactacagtcagtggtactgtaatactgatgtgttatactagtagacaggactacagtcagtagtactgtaatactgatgtgttatactggtagacaggactgcAGCCAGTCGttctgatgtgttatactggtagacaggactacagtcagtggtactgtaatactgatgtgttatactagtagacaggactacagtcagtggtactgtaatactgatgtgttatactggtagacaggactacagtcagtggtactgtaatactgatgtgttatactggtagacaggactacaaccagtggtactgatgtgttatactggtagacaggactacagtcagtggtactgatgtgttatactggtagacaggactacagtcagtggtactgtaataatgatgtgttatactggtagacaggactacagccagtggtactgatgtgttatactagtagacaggactacagtcagtggtactgatgtgttatactggtagacaggactacagtcagtagtactgatgtgttatactagtagacaggactacagccagtggtactgatgtgttatactagtagacaggactacagccagtggtactgatgtgttatactggtagacaggactacagtcagtggtactgtaatactgatgtgttatactggtagacaggactacagccagtggtactgatgtgttatactagtagacaggactacagtcagtagtactgatgtgttatactggtagacaggactacagtcagtggtactgtaatactgatgtgttatactagtagacaggactacagtcagtggtactgatgtgttatactggtagacaggactacagtcagtggtactgtaatactgatgtgttatactggtagacaggactacagtcagtggtcctgtaatactgatgtgttatactggtagacaggactacagccagtggtactgatgtgttatactggtagacaggactacagtcagtggtactgatgtgttatactagtagacaggactacagtcagtggtactgtaatactgatgtgttatactagtagacaggactacagtcagtggtactgtaatactgatgtgttatactggtagacaggactacagccagtggtcctgtaatactgatgtgttatactggtagacaggactacaaccagtggtactgatgtgttatactggtagacaggactacagtcagtggtactgtaatactgatgtgttatactagtagacaggactacagccagtggtactgatgtgttatactagtagacaggactacagtcagtagtactgatgtgttatactggtagacaggactacagtcagtggtactgtaatactgatgtgttatactagtagacaggactacagtcagtagtactgtaatactgatgtgttatactggtagacaggactacagtcagtggtactgtaatactgatgtgttatactggtagacaggactgcAGCCAGTCGttctgatgtgttatactggtagacaggactacagccagtggtactgatgtgttatactagtagacaggactacagtcagtagtactgatgtgttatactggtagacaggactacagtcagtggtactgtaatactgatgtgttatactggtagacaggactacagtcagtggtactgtaatactgatgtgttatactggtagacaggactacagccagtggtactgatgtgttatactagtagacaggactacagtcagtggtactgatgtgttatactggtagacaggactacagtcagtagtactgatgtgttatactggtagacaggactacagtcagtggtactgtaatactgatgtgttatactggtagacaggactacagccagtggtactgatgtgttatactagtagacaggactacagtcagtggtactgatgtgttatactggtagacaggactacagtcagtagtactgatgtgttatactggtagacaggactacagtcagtggtactgtaatactgatgtgttatactggtagacaggactacagccagtggtactgatgtgttatactagtagacaggactacagtcagtggtactgatgtgttatactggtagacaggactacagtcagtagtactgatgtgttatactagtagacaggactacagccagtggtactgatgtgttatactagtagacaggactacagccagtggtactgatgtgttatactggtatacaggactacagtcagtggtactgtaatactgatgtgttatactagtagacaggactacagccagtggtactgatgtgttatactggtagacaggactacagtcagtggtactgtaatactgatgtgttatactagtagacaggactacagtcagtagtactgtaatactgatgtgttatactggtagacaggactacagccagtagtactgtaatactgatgtgttatactggtagacaggactacagccagtcgttctgatgtgttatactggtagacaggactacagccagtggtactgatgtgttatactagtagacaggactacagtcagtggtactgatgtgttatactagtagacaggactacagccagtggtactgatgtgttatactagtagacaggactacagtcagtagtactgatgtgttatactggtagacaggactacagtcagtggtactgtaatactgatgtgttatactagtagacaggactacagtcagtagtactgtaatactgatgtgttatactggtagacaggactacagccagtcgttctgatgtgttatactagtagacaggactacagtcagtggtactgtaatactgatgtgttatactagtagtcaggactacagccagtggtactgatgtgttatactggtagacaggactacaaccagtggtactgatgtgttatactggtagacaggactacagtcagtggtactgatgtgttatactggtagacaggactacagtcagtggtactgtaatactgatgtgttatactggtagacaggactacagccagtggtactgatgtgttatactagtagacaggactacagtcagtggtactgatgtgttatactggtagacaggactacagtcagtagtactgatgtgttatactagtagacaggactacagccagtggtactgatgtgttatactagtagacaggactacatccagtggtactgatgtgttatactggtagacaggactacagtcagtggtactgtaatactgatgtgttatactagtagacaggactacagccagtggtactgatgtgttatactagtagacaggactacagtcagtagtactgatgtgttatactggtagacaggactacagtcagtggtactctaatactgatgtgttatactagtagacaggactacagccagtggtactgatgtgttatactggtagacaggactacagtcagtggtactgtaatactgatgtgttatactagtagacaggactacagtcagtagtactgtaatactgatgtgttatactggtagacaggactacagccagtcgttctgatgtgttatactggtagacaggactacagccagtggtactgatgtgttatactagtagacaggactacagtcagtggtactgatgtgttatactagtagacaggactacagccagtggtactgatgtgttatactagtagacaggactacagtcagtagtactgatgtgttatactggtagacaggactacagtcagtggtactgtaatactgatgtgttatactggtagacaggactacagtcagtggtactgtaatactgatgtgttatactggtagacaggactacagccagtggtactgatgtgttatactagtagacaggactacagtcagtggtactgatgtgttatactggtagacaggactacagtcagtagtactgatgtgttatactggtagacaggactacagtcagtggtactgtaatactgatgtgttatactggtagacaggactacagccagtggtactgatgtgttatactagtagacaggactacagtcagtggtactgatgtgttatactggtagacaggactacagtcagtagtactgatgtgttatactggtagacaggactacagtcagtggtattgtaatactgatgtgttatactggtagacaggactacagccagtggtactgtaatactgatgtgttatactagtagacaggactacagtcagtggtactgtaatactgatgtgttatactggtagacaggactacagccagtggtactgatgtgttatactagtagacaggactacagtcagtggtactgtaatactgatgtattatactggtagacaggactacagccagtggtactgatgtgttatactggtagacaggactacagtctgtggtactgatgtgttatactagtagacaggactacagccagtggtactgatgtgttatactagtagacaggactacagtcagtggtactgatgtgttatactggtagacaggactacagccagtggtactgatgtgttatactggtagacaggactacagtcagtggtactgtaatactgatgtgttatactggtagacaggactacagccagtggtactgatgtgttatactggtagacaggactacagtcagtggtactgatgtgttatactagtagaCAGGAAGGTACtgatgtgtgcgcgtgtgtgtgtgtgtgtgtgtgtgtgtgtgtgtgtgtgtgtgtgtgtgtgtgtgtgtgtgtgtgtgtgtgtgtgtgtgtgtgtgtgtgtgtgtgtgtgaattctgTCAAGGCCATTGTTGACATCTGCagttgttgtgtttgttttgcAGATGATGCAGATCGTGGAGGCGAAGTTCCGTGAGGGCCTGCCTCTGAACGAAGCCTCCCCTGATGTTAGACAGTTCACTGAGAGGATTCAGCTGAATGTACAGGGACATTTCCATCAATCATTTCACCACAATATACTTGACATGTCCATAACATTCATTATATCAAAGGATCCCGCTTTGGGGATGTATTCTGTCTTTTCCATGAATCATCAGCCGGAAATATTTCACTAAGATTTACAATAATATCATTCATTATATACTTTATAGATTTGAGAAGTTACTAGTTTCGTGTACAACATGTACCTCAGTAATGTTCCTGTAGCAACACACTGTAGTGTTCACTTGATCCCTACCCTTGACCAATGAGTCTACTGTCCTCCCAAACCCCCAAAATGGAAGTGTTCCTTCCAAATAGGTCCAGACACTGCTGGGCATAACAGCCCTTGTTTTGTTGACTCTAACCAGCAGTAATGAGGAAGAGGTTGACCTCGTGGTTCAACTAGTTTACTGTTCTCAACATGTCCTTTTGTGTTGAGGTTGACCTCGTGGTTCAACTAGTTTACTGTTCTCAACATGTCCTTTTGTGTTGAGGTTGACCTCGTGGTTCAACTAGTTTACTGTTCTCAACATGTCCTTTTGTCCGATacgctgactgactgtgtgtgtgttttttaacagTTGAAGTGCTGTGGGCTGTTCAGTTACACAGACTGGGGCAACAACGTCCCTGACTCCTGTCTCTGTCAGGGGGAGGACGATCAGATGGAGGGTACATGCCTGAACATTCCATACCGGGTGAGTTCAGATCAACTCTACATGACAGGACTGATGATGTAGCTTTATAGTCAATagtctcctccttcttctcctccttcttcttctcagTTCTTATGCACATAGGTTTACATCCTGGTCTTCCATGAGACACCTTTTAACCCTTCAGTACATTATGTCTGTTAGAGACATTCATTAAGGGTTATGTCTGTTAGAGACATTCATGAAGGGTTATGTCTGTTAGAGACATTCATGAAGGGTTATGTCTGTTAGAGACATTCATGAAGGGTTATGTCTGTTAGAGACATTCATTAAGGGTTATGTCTGTTAGAGACATTCATTAAGGGTTATGTCTGTTAGAGACATTCATGAAGGGTTATGTCTGTTAGAGACATTCATAAAGGGTTATGTCTGTTAGAGACATTCATGAAGGGTTATGTCTGTTAGAGACATTCATGAAGGGTTATGTCTGTTAGAGACAGTCATAAAGGGTTACGTCATGTCagtttttcttcttctgtttttCAGTTGTTGTTCCTTTCAGAGTACAGGATGACTGGACACCAGAAGCTGATCTACAAACAGGTTGGACCAGCTTCCCTTTTCTGTTATCTTTAGATCAACCGTCTACATTCCTAGACAGAACCGGTTGCTTTTGTCACTGATCAGAGAGCAGCACACTGTGGAGACTGAAGCTCTTCTGTTGAGTCATGATCTGAGTCACGTTAATTACACAGACATGAAATTCACCAACCTCTTTTTCAGTCTGCACATTTTGAGTTTTTTTGTGATCCCTGCGGGAATTGAACCCGTGACCTTGGCATCGCCTAGTACCACACTGTAACCATGTGAGCTAGACAGGACCATGACTGAGTTGTGATCTGTGTTCCAATGAGTATTAACGGACCTCTGTCCCACAGACCTGCTTCCCCATCCTCGAGGGCTACCTGGCTAAAGCTCTGGACATCCTGTTGGGCGTTTCCTTCGGATTCGCTGCTCTGGCTGTGAGCGTGCATTCTTTACCGCGCACATTTCACACCTTACACATCAAACTGTCAGTTGAATATCTCTACTAGTCCCCCTGGCTTGCTGTCACCCGCGTGGTTGTCTTGAattcatgttgttgtgttgttctccAGCTCCTGGGAGCGGTGATGTCTGCCGTCCTGCTGGCTCAGCTGAGGAGCTCTACCGTAGGGGTTCCTGTGGTGTTCAGTGTCAGCTCTCACCCATCCAAGTTCAGCTTCAGTTCCCACCCACCCAAGTACACCGAGCTTTACAACGAGCCTGAGAAGACTGAGAAGTGAGAAATCAGACTGAGGTTCAGGATGTGGTTAGTTTAGATGACATGGTTTTAGGCTGTTGTTCAGTCTGGCTCAGCATAGAAATAGAACTACTAGAATGGTTAAAGCCCCACAACCATGGCGTATGATCAATATAGTTGAATGGGGATTGTCTTTCTAGGGGTCTATTTCTATGGTGTCCAGACTCCGACTGTTTTCCTTCTACATCTtctggttgttgttgtgtgtttttcAACGAGAGGTCTCCTTAACTCTCTTTCTGACTGTCAAACCAAAAAGGAAGGTGCTACTTCCTTCTGTGTGTAATTTGCTTTTGATTTGAGTTCTACGTTTAAAGAGAATCACCACCGGTGGTTTTATACATATGCAGCGAGTTCTGAGTCAAATGGTTGGGGAACGTTACATTTTATTTGCAGAATGAGACACAATGAGCCGGCAGGGCGTTTTGAAAAGAGGATATCACACAGAGAGGACAACTCTGAGATAGTAAGGACAGAATGTCATTTCCATAGGACTTTGAATGTCAAATCATTTGCCTTGAAACTGCAATAATAAAAAGGGAAACGAAAGGGAAGGTCGACAGAAGGGAAGGTCGACAGAAGGGAAGGTCGACAGAAGGGAAGGTCGACAGAAGGGAAGGTCGACAGAAGGGAAGGTCGACAGAAGGGAAGGTCGACAGAAGGGAAGGTCGACAGAAGGGAAGGTCGACAGAAGGGAAGCTTTTTGCAAT from Oncorhynchus kisutch isolate 150728-3 unplaced genomic scaffold, Okis_V2 Okis09a-Okis19a_hom, whole genome shotgun sequence encodes the following:
- the LOC116360538 gene encoding tetraspanin-8-like — translated: MAKLNSCFQRLFVFFNLLFAIVGGVIIGLGLLGQFAYNDSTSEFENQSKGFLVMYLVGGITMAMSLLGAYGAHREKRIPLIVFLVACFIGCFGLLRLAVPTAMYRSEMMQIVEAKFREGLPLNEASPDVRQFTERIQLNLKCCGLFSYTDWGNNVPDSCLCQGEDDQMEGTCLNIPYRLLFLSEYRMTGHQKLIYKQTCFPILEGYLAKALDILLGVSFGFAALALLGAVMSAVLLAQLRSSTVGVPVVFSVSSHPSKFSFSSHPPKYTELYNEPEKTEK